The Calonectris borealis chromosome 6, bCalBor7.hap1.2, whole genome shotgun sequence genome contains the following window.
TTCCTGTTGGCTTTTTCAATATGATCCAGACATTAATACCTCTAAGAGAAGTACATAAGAGAACCGATTAGCCtttgatgaaaaaaatttaagatcGAGCCATTTaagaaaaaggtaagaaaagaacTGAAGCATACTGCTTCACTCTGGTATTAAAATTTCCCTTACTCTGCTGAACAGGGAAGCATGACATTTGTGCCAGTAACCTGTATCAGACTGACAGCTGATGACTCCATGTTTCCggaggattaaaaaaatccaaggtTCAGCACTCCCCATAACTGTTCTTCAGACCTCTTATCCACAGGAGTTGCACGTAACATGCTTGTCACTGCATGAGCACACAACTGAAAAAAGATTCCGCTTCATGGTCTACTCATTAGTAAAAGCAGCTGActggtaaaaaaatatttatagcactTCTGTATCACATTAGCTTGCTGTTTCTTGGAGCTATACAGCTACGGTTTAAATGAGTTACAGATAAGAGTTGGATGTCCCTGTGTTGTCAACATTGTGGTGAAGTTGGTTCCCTGATGTTAATGTTTGTCTACATCTGTAAGTGAAGATATTCTCTATTCTTGCTATGACAGCAGCTATATTTCTGTAGTGAACAAAAGCCTTCCCCAGAGCTTTACCTCAATGATATCTTCATATCTTAAACTTACAATCAAGGAATATGTTCATTTATTAATAAAGTCTGACTGCCTGTAAGGAGTTGTTTCAAATTAGGATTCTgatggaaatttactgaaaattatattttctcattctttgtGGCAAGTTGCAGGCAGTTAATGCACAGTGACAAACTGATAGGGTAGCACTGACCTCTTCTACATCAAGACGACATTTCTCAGATACTAGTTAGGtaaaatattaacacattttctatttctggctGCTTACTAATTATCAAAACAAAATGGTTCATATCATCTTAGAGatcaaatattcagaaaagatCAGATATTTAAGTCAGCATACCAGTTACTTATTTCCTATGCCTTTTTTGAAAAATTTCACCATACGCTTCCTAGCAGGAAAAAAGAACTGGGGAACAAACCCCACAGTGgttccttttgttgtttttaaataaaaaagcacataTACAAGACCACACCAGCAAAAAACAAgtaattttcagtgttaaaagTAAATTGGTAAAGTCACATTTACTGCAATAAAACCATCCTGTATTTTATCCTGAAATACTTGATaaaattctgctttcaaaaaagcaaaaatcattttGCAGAATTTTCACTCCTACATCTCAAGTGCCTAATGAAAATCTCACACTAATTCTTTTTACATGTATAAACTAACTCAGCAGCTCAGACCCATTAACATAGTCAATAAGAGTTTGATAAACATTTCCTTCAATGATAATACCAGCTTAATTAGCACCTCCTCTCCCAAAACTTCTAAGAACCTGCAGTTACGGATAATACTCAGAAGCCCTCAAGGCACACACCTCCAAGAACTGAAGCGCTTCCCCATTTGATTCACACAGAGGAAAATAAGCAGAGTTGTGAAGACCCCAATAACAAATGATGTCTTTTCTATAAGAATCTTCTAACCTTAAAAGTAGCCAAGAAGCTACTAACCTACCCTCCACTCACTGAAAAGATGATCAGATCATTTGAGGGCAAAGATGACATTTGCATCGTTTTAGCTTCATGCATCTGATTTCAGTCTTACTTTCATGCTAGTAATAGTACTTCCAATGAAGTAAGAGCGCACTATGGCACAGGAGAAGAAACCAAGTTTTCCCTATAATGCACCTGCATCAGAACACACCCAGAGATGGCTACAGTTGGATATGACTTCCCTACCAGTCTCATGCAGCCTTCTCATGCCAGAAAGTAAAGACGAATGCCATTTTGGACTCCCTGTTGAAAATAATCAAGCAGAAACATTCTTTCTGTTACACTCTGACAGTTTCCCACAGTTGGTGTGTTTCCAGCCTGAATCTCGGGGGCCGTACACTATTCGATAGCTTCCCCCATGATCCCTGTTTAAACTAATGTAAAATCCCACCAAGTACTCAATAGCACATATAACTGGAGATTCTCTGGTTTGAAATTATAATTTCTGGAGTCTTTTAAAACACCGCATCTTCCTGTTGGCTGTACACCAGATGCCTACTGTATCTGCAGACTATAAAACGTCTCAAAAGGAACTATGTTAAATTAAAATTGACAATTTGTCTTTGAACTCCCTGATTTTAAACAAGGCAGTTTTACTAGATTTTCCTGCCCtgaggaaaacagcaaaaggaacaaaGGCAGAAATTCCAACACACCTCAATCAAATGACCTGCTGAACACAGTGAAAGTTAACCACTTCGGGACATACTCCCTTCTTAACTATTTCTGTAATTTACAGTGGTATTTTCTATCTGTTTATCAGTAACATTAGAGTAAAAAATTTTGTTATGCCATGATTTGCATGAGACATATTGCCTAATATAAAGAAATTTTAGGGTACAGGACAGAAGACAATAGTATCAACACGCTCAGCTAGAAGCAGGGACaagaagaattgaaaaaaattataaactgcACCCACGATGAAGTTGCAATAGAACaggctatttcagttggaagggatgaacaacgatcatctagtccaactgcctgaccacttcaggactgaccaaaagttaaagcatgttctTAAGGGCATTGTTCAAATGCCTCAAATATTGACAGGCTTGGGGATCAACCACCTTGCTCGCaagcctgtttcagtgtttgagtTCTTCAGTTGTTCTTGTTCTTATAAAAAAACTCATCCAGACAGAGAGCTAGATGACAGGGGGGATTTCAttagagcttaaaaaaaagagcagaCTTCATGAGATTAGCACATACCTTCTGTTTGTTGAGTCTCCCGGGGCTTTCCCTCTCTAGGTTCTAGAGGCACAGTTTCAGATCGCAATTCTGTAGAttgctttttttcaaaactgaagtcTGGAAGTCGTGGCGCCTGAGGTCTAGTTTTTCTTGCAGGATTCAGGAAAAAGCAGTAGGCACACCTAAATGCTACACAAAAGCACACTCAATAAGTAGCCTCACTAATTAATTTCACATTTCACCTTTATTCCTACACTATATTCTGACTgtccaaaatactgaaaacagaaattaaatacgTGACTATCAGTACCTGAGAGTACCTCCATCAAATTTACACAAGTTGTTCCATATAGCTCCATTTTTAACGTCAGCATGTTTGCTTCTTAAAAACCTGtttgctttcagctctgctgcacTTACGAGTACTGCCCACCACTGTGAAAGATTTGACCACAATGAACAAAATAATGCAATTCAGTACCACAAGATGTTGCCACATGGTGTTCTTCTATTCTTTCCTACAAAAGAATTAAGttggcagattatttttttttcccttatgatgCCACTTTCCTCACCCTTTGAGCAAAGGGATGCTATGGATTCTGCAAGGTatgtctctctctgcttttcGAGGAGCATTCTGCTCCAGTGATGCTTAATTAAGAAAAAGCAGGTTTGTTCTGGAGAAGTACTGGGTACCACTTAATAGTTAAATGCATAatttccccgcccccccgcaaGACAAGGGGGGAAGTGGCAATTTCTTGCACAGTTGAATTGTGAACTCACTTGAGCTAAGATGACATATCGACTACATATCTTTGGTTCCACAGGAAACGTTCAGCTTATTCTTACAATGCTGTATATTTACTCACAaaattaagtgaaagaaaatgaaatagatgATTTATCTAAGATTCCCTCATTTCTTAAGCATCAGGCTTACACTTGTGGTAGAAAGGAAGCGAAATAAAACATCTGTGTTCAATAAAGAGCTGTGTCTGTCTTAAGTTATTGTCAGCCATAAATTCACATATAGCCCCCTAGGGCTTGTTCCCACTCCTTTTCCGATACCTCCCCAAGACCTTCTTGCCAAAGCAAAATTTTGTTTAAGTTCTGGTAAATAGGCACACTTTAATGTCAGATAGTTTCTCAATATAAAACCCTTCTGAGAACCATTCATAGCCAGTAGTAATTCTCAGGGATGTATTGGAGGAGGCTTATTTCTACTGAATAGTTTTCTACACATAAAATCCTTGGCCTGAAGGTTGCAATAAAGTACTTCTCTAAGTCTTGAAGTGAATCTTAAGGTACAGAGTAATAAGTTACCATAAAACTGTTCCCTTATGAAGTGGCACTTCACAGTGTCAGTAAGTACTTAACTGCAACCAAAATGAAGTATAATGTATGTTAGTTACGAAACAGAAGCCAAGTACTAGAGTCTACCACAGATTAGCTCTTACCTATGTATTCAAACTCCTCCTTCAAAGCCATACCATTGTGTGAAAAACATTGCTGACATATAAGGGCGTACCTAGAAAACACGGATAATATATAATTACATACCTTTAAGTTGTAACACACTGAAGTGAGATGCATATTACCTTAGATATTGACTAATAGCTTAGATATTTACTCTTAAAAGGTAATTTCCACAGTGAAATTATTACCCTTTAAAGCAAACCAAATCTGTATattaaataatagtttttaaagttggtttaaaaaaacagtgaaatattcTTAGCTACAATTTAAACTCATGGTTTGACATACTTTTAATATCATCATCATCAGAAAATAACATCCAAATTAAGTTTATATTTCATTAGAATACAGTCAATATGAAAAGCGATCATGGTTAACATGAAGTTCTGATATGTTTGGACAGTTCTGAAGGCAAACTGAAAGTATTTGTAATAGTAATAAAGCTGAGATGCTAagataatcaatttttttttttttagttcaaaataTAATTCATTTACCCACTTGAGCgtagatttttctctttgtatcACACAGCTAATACCACTAAAGCAGAAGTTAATTTTGTCAAAATGTTACCATTTTTCCTACAAAGAGATTTCAGGTGAAGCACTGAGAAAGGGCCATTTCATTGTGAAAATTTCGGACAAATTAATTTGCAATTCTTTTAACCTTGATGCATctggcttcaaaaaaaaaaagcttaagaagCTTCCTATCTCTTAAGTGTTTAGGTATTTCTTTTAGCAACATTTTACCTGTTCTGAGGACCATCGCCAACCAAGTATTCAATAACTCTATCCACAACTCCTCTTTCTCGAGGAAGAATAGGTCTTGCTAAAGGAGGGCCTGGAGGATGAAGACCTAGGAAGACATGAACTATGTCAAAATTCTTTTCAactatattattatatataaccTGATATTTCACTGTGTGTGCTAgtgtaataaaataattgcaCCTACCTAATATACATGCCCATATTTCTTAGTCCACTAGGAAAGCTGTAAGAATTGTAAATCCACAGTAGTTGAAAGTTCCTCTTCTGCTCCTTTAGCTTATAATCTTACTAAATCACTCTACTTTTACACTTTGGATATGTAATTAAGTTTATAGTTTCTAAAGAACTTAAGGCATCAATAGTTTTTAATGATTACTCATAAATAGAGgctttttaagcaaagaaaaactcCTCAGAGTTTTCTTCATATACTCTCAACTCTGCATATTCAACACTGCAAGTTTACACCAATAAATCTGGTAAAATCAATTACAACAGTAGAACTAAAGATGTTACTAAAGAAGCACCCACTGGTTTCTGTGTAATTACTATATCGCAAGAGCATGCCCTCAGTGTGCATTCAGTCTACACATTAAACTTGTCTAGCCATCTGGCATTTTGGTAATCCCATGTTTAATGGAAAGTTGGATACTTTCAGATTTATGCTTAGTCAAAGAAGCCAGAAGGCCTCTATTAAGATATCATTTTTCATATCTCACGTGTTTAACAAACTACTATCAAAATAAAACTCCATTAAGAACAGGTAACAGCAATAGCTAGTACCACCTTTTTCACATCTGTTTACATATGGCAGTTAAAGTAGACCAGTGGCACAAACTTGCCTTTCCACAAAGTTTTAAAACATCTGGTCTATTGTACAAGACCACTACAAGCTGCCAATTTCCATTTACGTAGCTTTGAGTTCTTGTGTCTACCTTCCTTTCCAGCCTTAAACCAGAAGATGCTAGGCATAATGAGCAAAACACAATTTGGTAATAAACTAAGTCTGAATCATTCAGATGTGACCATTCAAATAACTAAGTATCTAAAACTCCTTCCCAAGGCCACGTGCCTGGTCAAGAGACATTTTGCACAAGCACAGGAGGTATTAAGTTACAGAACTTTCAACAAACAGATACCAGACAAATAGTCTGGAATGCAAGATAATTAAATGAGCACTTGGGGGGGGGAagacttaaaatgtattttcctaagACCTTTATGAATTACATTCAAAGGCCACAAAAAAGGATGTTTGAGTAGGGCAACGAACCAGTCCTTTCAGAACTCTGAAACTGGGACGAAATGGTCAGCTTCAAGCCACCTGAAGACAAAATTATGAAAACTGACAGATAAGACTCAGTTTAACCCAACGacaaaattatttgtaataatgCAAATAATGCAAAGCTCAAACTAGTTATGAAGGTTAGACAGAAAAAATTCAACTAATATTAGCAGGTTTCGTACTCAGATGAGCATATGGCAATCTGAAGCCATGCAAGAACTAAGTATATCTAATTCATAGAAGTAAAATTCTCAAGGCACAAAAAATGACCAGTGTTCTCTCAGGGAGGAGTTCTGACTTGTAGCTATTCTCGCTACAATATCCAGTAAAAACAGATATACAAGAGGCATGGCTTAGAAGAAAGGCTTTTAGTGACCACAGATtcagccttcaattctcctttCAATTTGCTGTATGCTTCCAGTATTTTTCTTGGGAAGATATGTTTCACAGAATCCCCCATAACGCCCAATAAACAAAGAGGAAGCTAAAGGGTAAAACAGACTAAACCCACTGTCTGAAGATGCAAAAAGGattcttaaaaaaatccaaataaaggaCCACCAAGAGAGTAGAGTTTGTTCGCAAGCTGAAATAATTCAGAAGGACATTTCATTGAAAGATACCATGGAAAAAACAGTGGACTTCAAGCTTCTCAGAAGACAGATTTAGCTTTCTTGTAGCACCTTAGCTGGGGACAGCACCAGGACATGCACAGTCATAGCTTCCAACACAACTGATACTCTTTCATAAACATACGCACAGAAGTAACATGTACCTCTTAAGTAGAATATACGCAGGCGATGACAACACAGCAAGCCTTACTATTTGATAAGCTGATCCAAGATGGGCTTTAAGATTAAATACAGCATTAAATGTAACTGCCAGCAATTACCATCTCAAGCCTTCTACCTTTTAACCTTTCAGATTGgagcaacaaaggaaaaagagtaACTTATGGCAGAATGTGCTACATTGTGGTAAACCTCAAGCTAAATGCCATGTACAGCTAGCCTCCATCCCCTATGGCAAACATCAGAAACATTGTACGAATCACACATTTTCAGCAGTGCCCTCTCAAAGCGCTACACGCAGAATGAGACTAATCTTGCCATTAAGGTTGCAATATTTCTAACAGCACAGCCTTTCAAAACACCTCTCATCAATACTGGATAATTGACCTAAATGGACTGTCCTAATCTTTACAAGCACAATAAAATTTGATCAGAAAATACTACAATTTACAACCCTTCAATAAGCACAAAAAAGTTTCACGCTCAACACAAATGTTTTTAAGATAACCTTCATTTTCACAAACAAAGTAACTGAATTCAGAAGATATCAATCAGTGAATGCATGCCCAAGTTATCCCTGTATTCTGTCAACAAGCAGGAACCCAGACTAAGAAAACCCTCACAGCAGCAAGAACAGATTCAGTGCAACATAAACTGGACCTCATGCTTCATTTTATAAATTCTGAAAAAGATGTCCAGAGAAGAGTTCAGGCAAAATGCATTTCCTAAAGCTTCACAAAAACCTGAAAGACCcaataattccattaaaaaaagtgaACAGACAACGTCTGACATAGGTGTGAAGTAAAGATCTGGAGCACTGATACGATCTGCAATAGAATTAAAACGCTAGAATAATTTTGTGAATACTTGGCTAACACTCAAACATGTATTTAGCCCTATATTCAAAAGACCAAGTTTTCATATGACCTGTATATCACCAATATATGAAAAGTTTCTAGAAGTTAATAAACAAGGTAAGAACTAAATAAAGTTACCTAGAATGAAACATCACAACACGCTTCAAGAACAACTTCAATTACCTGCCTACTAATAACTCAAACCAACCATCTTAGTTCTCATGCTGTTATGGACACCAGTAATTAATATAAACATCAAAAGCAATCATTGTAGAAAGACTGGTCATTTCTGCAAAGCTTGGCAAACTCTCAACTACCTGCTGGTTATTAATTTTCAAACATATGGGAGCTCTGTGGTAATACACGTTAAATTGATTCTCCTCTACAAAATATAGTATaatgaaaatgaattattaatcTTCTCTAAAGTAGAGATAATTAAGGCTATTCATATTTGCAAGCCATGCATAAACTTAGATGCAATGATATTATTCTTACAGATACTGAATTTACATACTTTTCACTACAGCTACATGACTAAGATTTTATATGCCTGGAAGGTTCGGGGAAATTTAAGAGAAAACAGGGCTTCCACATTAACTGACAATTGCAGTGGCTTCCATTGCTATCTACGACAAAATAACAGGTTTGGTCAAAATACCACTTattagtggggaaaaagaaaatgtgcctATAAAGCATTATCACAAGAactacattaaatattttaattaacaggCTTGGCAACTGTCCTTTCAAGTaagtacattaattttttttccttcttcctctaaaCCATTTCTGCAGTAAAGGCTGAATAAGCTGGATGAAATTCAATGTGCCTGAATCTTCCCCTAAGAATAAAACTATTATATAGCTGATATTTTATTATATAGCCAGCTTCTTAAACAAGGAGCATGCGATTTTAAACTCATTAAGGAATTTTCTGTAAACAGGTTTCAGTAAACATGGTTTGTAGCCAAATGACCAATTTCCTGGTGCAAGGAGCTGATTTCTGGTACTTCAAGATAATCAAGACTTACTAATAGCTTGCCTTTACAGTTCACTTCAGGGATAAAAACAAATTTAGCAGTTTTATAATACAGGTAAACAATTACtaacaaaaaaaaggcttaatgGACTCTGCAGAGAAGTGAGAGATCACAACTTTTCATGACAAGTTTATTCCACTACATTAAATAGCATGAACAGGCATTTTAGCATTCAGCTGCCCAGTATCTTCCATTAAGAGACCGCGTGTCAATATATTTTGTATAGTCCTACTTTTAGACTGTATCATGGAAGTCAGTAAGCAAGAACATACAGTTTGTAAGACTTAAGtaactttaaattaaaagttaGGAACACAGggcagagaaaaataatcttgatCACTGCATAAAGAGCAAAGAACTACTCCACATTACAGTGGTGCTCAAGAACATTCTTGGCAAGTTGCATGCCTTCTATTTTCAAGACAGCACTTCATCTCCTTTCTTGCCTTGTGATCCAACTTGCCAGACATCCTGCAACAAACGAAAGGCCTGGCACTAACCCATACACAGCTTTACCATCCATGAGAAGAACGAGAACAACGCCTCACCCCTAAAACTCTCAAATTTTGCTATCCCTCCTGTGGAATTTAGTTCATGTTCTATTTAATAAAGTCCATCCCATCTGAACACCAAGCCAGAAATCAAGGGAAAAGCATTTTCAGGATATGAAATCAAATTTTAAGGAGCACTCATTTCTACCAGATTCTAACTTGTTGCTAAACTTTTGACTCTTGTACCAAAGAAACAATGTGATTTTAGAAGAATTCAGCTACAACACAGACAACTTTTCTGCTATATTTGGTATTTTACACTTTAATCTATGAGTATAGATTGCATGACTATACATCCTAgagtaaaaatttaaataaatgtcaaGATGCATGTTAAAAAATATGTGCAGGGTTTAGTGAGAAACATGAATGTATTCTGAAAGTGTTCTCCTCTGTACCTGATTTATATAAGTGTAGAGCTCTTCTAAACTAAGAACATAAAAAGGTATGCTATATTGTTGACTACAGAATACTGCAAAGTTTTATTGCCATTTAAACAAAGAAGCCATAACAGTTAAATGAGCTCAGGCAATAGGTTTCAGCATCAAAAGGTGCCAGCTGTAAAGAGTTATGGCTAATTGAATATGGAACTCCTGCTTAATCAGATAACTGCTCTGctatttccaaatgaaatgcCATTTCCATACTGTCTGAAAATGGCCTATTTTATTGGTAACCAGAGAAAACAATATAAACTGTAAATAACATTAAGTGCTCTGTTTACCCATtccaggcactgaagtagcaggGGATCCAGGGCGTCTTCCTAAAACATTTGACTGCAAGGATGGCACAACAATCCTTTCTGGGGGTCCACTTAGAGCTGATGTGTCTCTCTGCAGATTAGGAGATGCTGGAACAAGTGACTTTGGAGACCCTTGTTTAGGAGTTGCAGGCGGGGGCGTAGAAGCATTTCTTTGAGCTGTGGTCCTCTGACGAATTTCTGACAAGAACATGTGCATACTGAATTTAACATCTGGCCTTATAAGCAAGAGATCAGTAAAAGTACATTGATATCATTATTCCAATCAGCAAATTACAGagtcaaacaaaaccagaaaggccTATAACTAAAGATCACCAGCTTCCTGGCTGAGCATGCCAtagaaataaaccccaaacagAATACTATATTTTAATAGCAATAATCATTAACTGTTAAATACTATGGGCAAAATTCTTCTAGAAGAAAATTAGTAGATACCTACCTTACGATTCTGTTCTCTGAGGCAGAATGTTGGAGATACGAACAGCTAGATTCAAATCACAATGTACAGGCAGAACTGACCACTGTTTTTACTCTATGGTTTAAACATGCTTCCAAGCATTTAGCTTTCCATGGGACCAAAAACTATTCAGTCAATGTCCAAAATATCCAGGCTAAGTGCCCAGAGTTATAAAAAATTTTTCAGATTGGATAAATGAAACAATTctaaagccagaagaaaacataATGCTTCATTCAGATCATGTagttttcattcacttttttcaGCAACCCTACCAAAAGCCACGTGCTTGGATTGTCATGAAGCCAGACCGGGCTCTGCTGGAACATGTCCTTACTTTTATCTCTTCTCATTCCCCTATCAGAGTTACTATTAAATCGCTATTATGAAAAACTTAATATATGTTTCCTCGGTTCTTCTTACCTGAAGACAGAGTTTTCATTAACACCAATGGGAATATCATCCCAGTAATATATTAAGGTTTGGATATTCTATTATTCATGCAAACCTGAAGTTCCATTATATTTATACACAAGGTTGTTCCCCAAAACAAGCCAGGAACAGTGCTCATGAACAGCAGTCACTATCATCTATTTCTCATCCCACCTATACCTAATCACCTCCAGGGAGCCTTTGAAATACACTATTGCAAAAAACCAAATTGAAATGTAACCCTCACTTTAGGTCTGCAGACATTAACATGGCTAACAAGTGACAGCTTAGTCTCTAAAAGGTACACCCCAAGAATGCCTACACCTAAGGCTATAGCACTCTACAGAATTAGTGTCTAGCACCCACATTAGTTTGAACAAGCTTGCTTGTCTTCCTTAACAATAAATGGAATTTAACATTAGAATTGGACTTTAAATTCATCTCCCTGAGTTTCAAGATTAAAGAGATTTTATCAGCTGACTGTGCCAGGCTGGAAGACTGTAAATCCTTAGCAGGTAGTTTACAGGTCCACTGGTGACATGGGTGTGGTGAAGTCTGAAGGAATGATCCTTGTCCGCGAAAGTACAATACTACCACACAATACTACCACGCTAAGCTTCTGTATGGGCTGGAGGAGGCGGGGAGTGCGCGACATCAGCTTACACAAGCTAAGAAAGACTTGCTATCACTGGACTACTAGGTCAAACATAAAAGTTCTGTTGGAAAAT
Protein-coding sequences here:
- the LNPK gene encoding endoplasmic reticulum junction formation protein lunapark isoform X7 — its product is MPDATQIWFIRTLLIFFFSKRTERNNDALEDLKSQKKKILEEVMEKETYKTAKLILERFDPESSAKEAELPSAGTSASPRPGQEIRQRTTAQRNASTPPPATPKQGSPKSLVPASPNLQRDTSALSGPPERIVVPSLQSNVLGRRPGSPATSVPGMGLHPPGPPLARPILPRERGVVDRVIEYLVGDGPQNRYALICQQCFSHNGMALKEEFEYIAFRCAYCFFLNPARKTRPQAPRLPDFSFEKKQSTELRSETVPLEPREGKPRETQQTEGLLGKGVQQLLLSVVAQEARAMVLKLSALLEFYSEEDSAQIVETNETDDKAPSPAQLNDKLAEEVEKEEAENISTTEDSISESISAEQSEESLMKAE
- the LNPK gene encoding endoplasmic reticulum junction formation protein lunapark isoform X8 gives rise to the protein MTLPFFAFPLIIWFIRTLLIFFFSKRTERNNDALEDLKSQKKKILEEVMEKETYKTAKLILERFDPESSAKEAELPSAGTSASPRPGQEIRQRTTAQRNASTPPPATPKQGSPKSLVPASPNLQRDTSALSGPPERIVVPSLQSNVLGRRPGSPATSVPGMGLHPPGPPLARPILPRERGVVDRVIEYLVGDGPQNRYALICQQCFSHNGMALKEEFEYIAFRCAYCFFLNPARKTRPQAPRLPDFSFEKKQSTELRSETVPLEPREGKPRETQQTEDSEEDSAQIVETNETDDKAPSPAQLNDKLAEEVEKEEAENISTTEDSISESISAEQSEESLMKAE